From Verrucomicrobiia bacterium, the proteins below share one genomic window:
- the recA gene encoding recombinase RecA: MPPKNDAKSADPKPADSKPTDAARAAAHPRQRELDAAISTITKQYGDGAIMRLGEVAARHRIEVIPTGSLGLDLALGVGGVPRGRVVEIFGPESSGKTTIMLHIIANAQRAGGLAAFIDAEHALDPNYARRLGVNLDDLLVSQPDSGEEALTICETLARSNALDVIVIDSVAALVPKAELEGEMGMATMGMQARLMSQALRKLTAILSKARTTCLFTNQIREKVGVMFGNPETTPGGKALKFYASVRIDIRRKETLKDPSGAAIGNHVKTKIVKNKVAPPFAEAEFDILFNHGIDREGGVLDAGLEAGVIDKKGAWLQFAGELIGQGREAARKTLADKPDLARKITDTIVAKRFPPASDAPAAA; this comes from the coding sequence ATGCCGCCCAAGAATGACGCGAAGTCGGCCGACCCGAAGCCTGCCGACTCCAAGCCCACCGACGCCGCCCGTGCCGCCGCTCACCCCCGTCAACGGGAATTGGATGCGGCCATCTCCACCATCACCAAGCAGTACGGCGACGGCGCCATCATGCGCCTGGGCGAGGTCGCGGCCCGTCATCGCATCGAGGTGATTCCCACCGGCTCCCTCGGCCTCGACCTCGCCCTCGGCGTCGGCGGCGTGCCCCGCGGCCGGGTGGTCGAGATCTTCGGCCCCGAGTCGTCCGGCAAGACCACCATCATGCTCCACATCATCGCCAACGCCCAGCGGGCCGGCGGCCTCGCCGCCTTCATCGATGCGGAACACGCCCTCGATCCCAACTACGCCCGCCGCCTCGGGGTCAACCTCGACGATCTGCTCGTTTCCCAACCCGATTCCGGAGAGGAAGCCCTCACCATCTGCGAAACCCTCGCCCGCTCCAACGCCCTCGACGTCATCGTCATCGACTCCGTCGCCGCCCTGGTCCCCAAGGCCGAACTCGAAGGCGAAATGGGCATGGCCACCATGGGCATGCAGGCGCGCCTCATGTCCCAGGCCCTCCGCAAACTCACCGCCATCCTCAGCAAGGCCCGCACCACCTGTCTCTTCACCAACCAGATCCGCGAAAAGGTCGGCGTCATGTTCGGCAACCCGGAAACCACCCCGGGCGGCAAGGCCCTCAAATTCTACGCCAGCGTCCGCATCGACATCCGCCGCAAGGAAACCCTCAAGGACCCCTCCGGCGCCGCCATCGGCAACCACGTCAAGACCAAGATCGTCAAGAACAAGGTCGCCCCACCCTTCGCCGAGGCCGAATTCGACATCCTCTTCAACCACGGCATCGACCGCGAAGGTGGTGTCCTCGATGCCGGCCTCGAAGCCGGCGTCATCGACAAGAAGGGCGCCTGGCTCCAGTTCGCCGGCGAACTGATCGGCCAGGGTCGCGAAGCCGCCCGCAAGACCCTCGCCGACAAACCCGACCTCGCCCGCAAAATCACCGACACCATCGTCGCCAAACGCTTCCCGCCCGCCTCCGACGCACCGGCCGCCGCCTGA
- the secA gene encoding preprotein translocase subunit SecA, whose product MLGYFVRKIIGTKNEREVKRLRPLVDGINALEQGLQSRSDDELRDMTAAWKAELSAIDDKAALAARLDELLPEAFAMVKNACRRLTERRTEVIVRNHPIVWEMIPFDVQLIGGMALHSGKIAEMATGEGKTLVATLPAFLNALTGRGVHVVTVNDYLASRDSEWMGAIYRFLGLTVGCIQHNQSPDVRRAQYACDITYGTNSEFGFDYLRDNGMATTHAEQVQREHYFAIVDEVDSILIDEARTPLIISGPAVVHTDNKIYDDFKPAIQRIVDAQRRLCERFASEAESLIRKLHPEDGSNPADKDELERQIGILLFRVKQGQPRLPAFLRLLESAENLRLMNKAELSLHADQTKKLLYGEKEELFFAIDEKGHDSDLTEKGRQILRPDDPDAFMLPDIGTRFHEIDSQPELEARQRLELKQAAQKEFESRAQKIHVISQLLKAFCLFEKDVHYVVHENKVIIVDEHTGRALPGRRWSDGLHQAVEAKEGVEIERETQTYATITIQNYFRLYTKLAGMTGTAETEAQEFLDIYHLGVLVIPTNKPCLRKDAHDTVYKTKREKWDAVIREISEVHQQGRPILVGTVSVEASEHLARLLKKAGIVHSVLNAKFHEQEAEIVSRAGQRGSVTIATNMAGRGTDIKLGPGVPEIGGLHVVSTERHEARRIDRQLRGRCARQGDPGSSHFFLSLEDDLMRLFGSDRIIRYMEKMGLEEGQELEHPLLNRSIEQAQKRVEQHHFQIRKRTLEFDDVMNRHREVIYGFRNDIIRSDDVRDRLMDILEEVVVDKVRQFTDDGDELDSWNLRSLVDWANLTFPLGLPEEEVLTAARSGTETPLPQSLFDGLSAHQFAVATFICDAVRRAYDLKISVENPDALKTVERYTMLSAIDRQWQEHLYNMDSLRVSISLRAYGQRDPLIEYKSEAFKLFEELMVNVKSEICRNIFLSASSLMAFQNFLRKLPQKTLHAEVSAFGPAPSPAAQISPEERERGAAVVDEVADEVSRSTKPQQRPGPKVGRNDPCPCGSGKKFKQCCGR is encoded by the coding sequence ATGCTGGGTTACTTCGTCCGGAAAATCATCGGCACCAAGAACGAGCGCGAAGTGAAGCGCCTCCGTCCCTTGGTGGATGGCATCAATGCCCTCGAACAGGGCCTTCAATCCCGGTCGGACGACGAACTCCGCGATATGACCGCCGCCTGGAAGGCGGAGCTGTCGGCCATCGACGACAAGGCCGCTCTCGCCGCCCGGCTCGACGAACTCCTCCCCGAGGCCTTCGCCATGGTCAAGAACGCGTGCCGCCGCCTCACCGAACGCCGCACCGAGGTCATCGTCCGCAATCACCCCATCGTCTGGGAGATGATCCCGTTCGATGTCCAGCTCATCGGCGGCATGGCCCTCCACAGCGGCAAGATCGCTGAAATGGCCACCGGCGAAGGCAAGACCCTCGTCGCCACCCTCCCCGCCTTCCTCAACGCCCTCACCGGCCGCGGCGTCCACGTCGTCACCGTCAATGATTACCTCGCCTCCCGCGACAGCGAATGGATGGGCGCCATCTACCGCTTCCTCGGCCTGACCGTCGGTTGCATCCAGCACAACCAATCCCCCGACGTCCGCCGCGCCCAGTACGCCTGCGACATCACCTACGGCACCAACTCCGAGTTCGGCTTCGATTACCTCCGCGACAACGGCATGGCCACCACCCATGCCGAACAGGTCCAGCGCGAACACTACTTCGCCATCGTGGACGAGGTGGACTCCATCCTCATCGATGAGGCCCGCACCCCGCTCATCATCTCCGGCCCCGCGGTGGTCCACACCGACAACAAGATCTACGACGACTTCAAGCCGGCCATCCAGCGCATCGTCGATGCCCAGCGGCGCCTCTGCGAACGCTTCGCGTCGGAGGCCGAATCCCTGATCCGCAAACTCCACCCCGAAGACGGTTCCAACCCCGCCGACAAGGACGAACTCGAACGCCAGATCGGCATCCTCCTCTTCCGCGTCAAGCAGGGCCAACCCCGCCTCCCCGCCTTCCTCCGCCTCCTCGAATCGGCCGAGAATCTCCGCCTCATGAACAAGGCCGAGCTCTCCCTCCACGCCGACCAGACCAAGAAACTCCTCTACGGCGAGAAGGAGGAACTGTTCTTCGCCATCGACGAAAAAGGCCACGACTCCGACCTCACCGAAAAGGGACGCCAGATTCTCCGCCCCGACGATCCCGACGCCTTCATGCTGCCGGACATCGGGACCCGCTTCCACGAGATCGATTCCCAGCCCGAACTCGAGGCCCGCCAGCGCCTCGAACTCAAGCAGGCCGCCCAGAAGGAATTCGAGTCCCGGGCCCAGAAGATCCACGTCATCTCCCAGCTCCTGAAGGCCTTCTGCCTCTTCGAAAAGGACGTCCATTACGTGGTCCACGAAAACAAGGTGATCATCGTGGACGAACACACCGGCCGCGCCCTGCCCGGCCGCCGCTGGAGCGACGGCCTCCACCAGGCGGTCGAGGCCAAGGAGGGCGTCGAAATCGAGCGCGAGACCCAGACCTACGCCACCATCACCATCCAGAACTACTTCCGCCTCTACACCAAGCTCGCCGGCATGACCGGCACCGCGGAAACCGAGGCCCAGGAGTTCCTCGACATCTATCACCTCGGCGTTCTCGTCATCCCCACCAACAAACCCTGCCTCCGCAAGGATGCCCACGACACCGTCTACAAGACCAAACGGGAGAAGTGGGACGCCGTCATCCGCGAGATCTCCGAAGTCCATCAACAGGGCCGCCCCATCCTCGTCGGCACCGTCTCCGTCGAGGCCAGCGAACATCTCGCCCGCCTCCTCAAGAAGGCCGGCATCGTCCACTCCGTCCTCAACGCCAAGTTCCACGAGCAGGAGGCCGAGATCGTCTCCCGCGCCGGTCAGCGCGGCTCGGTCACCATCGCCACCAACATGGCCGGCCGCGGAACGGACATTAAACTCGGACCCGGTGTCCCCGAAATCGGCGGCCTCCACGTCGTCAGCACCGAACGCCACGAGGCCCGCCGCATCGACCGCCAGCTCCGCGGCCGCTGCGCCCGCCAGGGCGATCCCGGCAGTTCCCACTTCTTCCTCTCCCTCGAGGACGACCTGATGCGCCTGTTCGGCTCCGACCGCATCATCCGTTACATGGAAAAGATGGGCCTGGAGGAGGGTCAGGAACTCGAGCATCCCCTCCTCAACCGTTCCATCGAGCAGGCCCAGAAACGCGTCGAGCAGCACCACTTCCAGATCCGCAAGCGCACCCTCGAGTTCGATGACGTCATGAACCGTCATCGCGAGGTCATCTACGGCTTCCGCAACGACATCATCCGCTCCGACGATGTCCGTGACCGCCTCATGGACATCCTCGAGGAGGTGGTGGTGGACAAGGTCCGCCAGTTCACCGACGACGGCGATGAACTCGATTCGTGGAACCTCCGCAGCCTGGTCGATTGGGCGAACCTCACCTTCCCTCTCGGTCTGCCCGAGGAGGAAGTCCTCACCGCCGCCCGTTCCGGCACCGAAACCCCGCTGCCCCAGTCCCTCTTCGATGGCCTGTCCGCCCATCAGTTCGCGGTGGCCACCTTCATCTGCGACGCCGTCCGCCGCGCCTACGATCTCAAGATCAGCGTCGAGAATCCCGACGCCCTCAAAACCGTCGAGCGCTACACCATGCTCAGCGCCATCGACCGCCAGTGGCAGGAGCACCTCTACAACATGGACAGCCTCCGCGTGTCCATCTCCCTCCGCGCCTACGGTCAGCGCGATCCCCTCATCGAGTACAAGTCGGAGGCCTTCAAGCTCTTCGAGGAGCTCATGGTCAACGTGAAGAGCGAGATCTGCCGCAACATCTTCCTCTCCGCCTCCAGCCTCATGGCCTTCCAGAACTTCCTCCGGAAGCTCCCCCAGAAGACCCTCCACGCCGAGGTCAGCGCCTTCGGTCCCGCCCCCTCCCCCGCCGCCCAGATCTCCCCCGAGGAACGCGAACGCGGCGCTGCCGTCGTGGACGAGGTCGCCGACGAGGTTTCCCGCAGCACCAAACCCCAGCAGCGCCCCGGTCCCAAGGTCGGCCGCAACGACCCCTGCCCCTGCGGAAGCGGCAAGAAGTTCAAACAGTGCTGCGGACGCTGA
- a CDS encoding serine/threonine protein kinase produces the protein MTPPHREKEIFEQALDIGDPAEREAFLLQSCAGDDALLERVQALLVAHEVATAFLPGKPGPHPPLPANASPGEQPGEVIGRYKLLEKLGEGGCGVVYVAEQTEPVRRCVALKIIKLGMDTQSVVARFEGERQALALMDHPNIAKVLDGGATARGRPYFVMERVHGIPITEYCDQNHLCTVDRLNLFIQVCQAIQHAHQKGVIHRDIKPSNILVGDHDGVPVPKIIDFGIAKATEGKLGDATVVTQLHQFIGTPAYMSPEQAEMTSLDVDTRSDIYSLGVLLYELLSGRTPFEPKRLMAVGLDAMRRMVREQEPVPPSTRLATLGNDEQSTTAKRRSTEPPRLLRQLRGDLDWIVMRCLEKDRTRRYETANGLADDLRRHLNCEPVLARPPSAAYRLRKALRRNRAAFGVALAIACVLVMATAFSAWQAERASREAQRAGEAAHSEREARREAVARAHAESEAREEAEALARFLGDLFRSPDPNVEGRNVTVAATLGRAAERVARELAGQPGRQATLRTAMAETYLGLSLFREAAPLFEQVLAYRHEVSGPDHPLAIELKAKLASARHGLGRWQEAAALREEVVTVRNRQLPPEHPDRLSAMIELAYSWNRMIDRQEDALRMVREVLEIRREHLGPDHTDTRNAELSLFYMGGTTQNSFERHTELAAANLEQTRREKGQEHPDTIGALMRLALYTPFGDASPGAEKIRLSEQALELSRRVLGPEHQETRTILNNLAWFQLGAGRTADAIRSFEEVVALGRKLSDPNAPNTLQAQMKLAEAYARVGRIDEAAELGEAAVLGMRQSAGDTESLGLMEALGNLYLHHSGGTRWDDAIRVLEESHAIARRHDPNSTLTASRLALLATAMAHVERHDEAAALCAEAEREVLRTFGPDSRGTAFWLVSLGRAFGAAHRPNEAIRVLEAALPLFSRLFGSQDPNTYRAGLALASALFQVARPDEAMQLLENLSTGDNLNPESALDLAVLQLWRNDPEGHERTRARLLAWSPGIVNPVHGGWVGRLAGLRDYPNPSQAAQALALAQRTVETGREHPMHSWFLLALGMAQYRSGLYPAAVQTLIEADDAAGQIGLVNRVRLRGIIRLYRSMCLSRTGDAVQARQLFEESLETARPWPVDGRVPPMNEFTCNDFILALAAQEARLLLRPSHPDAAP, from the coding sequence ATGACGCCCCCCCATCGCGAGAAGGAGATCTTCGAGCAGGCCCTCGATATCGGCGACCCGGCGGAGCGGGAGGCGTTCCTGCTTCAGAGCTGCGCCGGGGACGATGCGTTGCTCGAACGCGTTCAGGCGCTGCTGGTGGCGCACGAGGTGGCCACGGCCTTCCTGCCAGGCAAACCGGGACCCCATCCTCCCCTGCCCGCCAACGCGTCGCCCGGCGAACAACCCGGCGAGGTCATCGGGCGGTACAAGTTGCTGGAGAAGCTCGGCGAAGGCGGCTGCGGCGTGGTGTATGTCGCCGAGCAGACCGAGCCGGTGCGACGGTGCGTGGCGCTCAAGATCATCAAGCTCGGGATGGACACCCAGTCGGTGGTCGCCCGTTTCGAAGGGGAACGCCAGGCCCTGGCCCTGATGGACCATCCGAACATCGCCAAGGTCCTCGATGGAGGCGCCACCGCGCGCGGCCGCCCCTATTTCGTGATGGAACGGGTCCATGGCATTCCCATCACGGAGTACTGCGATCAGAACCACCTCTGCACCGTCGATCGCCTCAACCTCTTCATCCAGGTCTGCCAGGCCATCCAGCACGCCCACCAAAAAGGGGTCATCCACCGCGACATCAAACCCTCGAACATTCTGGTCGGCGATCATGACGGCGTGCCGGTGCCGAAGATCATCGACTTCGGCATCGCCAAGGCGACGGAGGGCAAGCTCGGCGACGCGACCGTCGTGACGCAGCTCCACCAGTTCATCGGCACACCGGCGTACATGAGTCCGGAACAGGCGGAGATGACCAGCCTCGATGTGGACACCCGCAGCGACATCTACAGTCTCGGAGTGCTGCTCTACGAGCTGCTGTCGGGCCGGACCCCGTTCGAACCGAAACGCCTGATGGCGGTCGGCCTGGATGCCATGCGCCGGATGGTGCGGGAACAGGAACCCGTGCCCCCAAGCACCCGCCTGGCAACCCTGGGGAACGACGAACAAAGCACCACCGCCAAGCGCCGGTCCACCGAGCCGCCACGATTGCTGCGCCAGCTTCGGGGCGATCTCGACTGGATCGTGATGCGGTGCCTCGAAAAGGACCGGACCCGTCGCTACGAGACAGCCAACGGACTCGCCGACGACCTGAGGCGGCACCTGAATTGCGAACCCGTCCTGGCCCGGCCACCGAGCGCGGCCTATCGGTTGCGGAAGGCGCTTCGGCGGAACCGCGCCGCGTTCGGCGTGGCATTGGCCATTGCCTGCGTGCTGGTGATGGCCACCGCGTTCAGCGCCTGGCAGGCGGAACGGGCCAGCCGGGAGGCCCAACGTGCCGGAGAAGCGGCGCATTCCGAACGCGAGGCGCGCCGCGAGGCGGTGGCCCGGGCCCACGCCGAGTCGGAGGCACGCGAAGAGGCCGAAGCGCTGGCGCGCTTCCTGGGAGACCTCTTCCGGAGCCCGGATCCCAACGTGGAGGGCCGGAACGTCACCGTGGCCGCCACGCTGGGCCGGGCGGCGGAACGGGTGGCACGGGAGCTGGCCGGGCAGCCTGGGCGCCAGGCGACGCTGCGTACCGCCATGGCCGAGACTTACCTGGGCCTGAGCCTGTTCCGGGAGGCGGCTCCCCTCTTCGAACAGGTGCTGGCGTATCGCCACGAAGTCTCGGGCCCGGACCATCCGCTCGCCATTGAACTCAAGGCGAAGCTGGCCTCGGCCCGCCATGGCCTGGGACGTTGGCAGGAGGCCGCGGCACTCCGGGAGGAGGTGGTGACCGTCCGGAACCGGCAACTGCCGCCCGAACATCCCGACCGCCTCAGCGCCATGATCGAACTCGCCTATTCCTGGAACCGCATGATCGACCGCCAGGAGGATGCCCTCCGAATGGTTCGCGAAGTGCTGGAGATCCGGCGGGAACACCTGGGCCCGGACCACACGGACACCCGGAACGCCGAATTGAGCCTCTTCTACATGGGCGGAACGACCCAGAATTCCTTCGAGCGCCATACCGAACTGGCCGCGGCCAATCTGGAACAGACCCGGCGGGAGAAGGGTCAGGAACACCCCGATACCATCGGGGCCCTGATGCGCCTGGCGCTCTATACCCCCTTCGGAGATGCCAGTCCCGGCGCGGAGAAGATCCGGTTGTCGGAGCAGGCTCTCGAGTTGTCCCGCCGCGTGTTGGGACCGGAACATCAGGAGACTCGCACCATCCTGAACAACCTCGCCTGGTTTCAACTCGGTGCCGGCCGCACCGCGGACGCCATCCGGTCGTTCGAGGAGGTGGTCGCGCTCGGTCGGAAGCTCTCGGATCCCAATGCTCCCAACACCCTGCAGGCCCAGATGAAACTCGCCGAAGCCTACGCCCGGGTCGGCCGCATCGACGAGGCCGCCGAACTCGGGGAGGCCGCCGTCCTGGGCATGCGTCAGTCCGCCGGGGATACCGAAAGCCTCGGCCTCATGGAGGCCCTCGGAAACCTCTACCTCCACCATTCCGGCGGAACCCGCTGGGACGACGCCATCCGGGTGCTGGAGGAAAGTCATGCCATCGCCCGGCGCCATGACCCCAACAGCACCCTCACCGCCAGCCGCCTCGCCCTGCTGGCCACCGCAATGGCCCACGTGGAACGTCACGACGAAGCGGCTGCCCTGTGTGCCGAGGCCGAACGGGAGGTTCTCAGAACCTTCGGACCGGATTCCCGCGGTACCGCCTTCTGGCTGGTGAGCCTCGGCCGCGCCTTCGGTGCCGCCCATCGCCCGAACGAGGCCATTCGTGTCCTCGAAGCCGCCCTGCCCTTGTTCAGCCGCCTCTTCGGCAGTCAGGACCCCAACACCTACCGCGCCGGACTCGCCCTGGCGTCCGCGCTGTTCCAGGTGGCACGACCCGACGAGGCGATGCAGCTCCTGGAAAACCTCTCGACGGGCGACAACCTCAATCCCGAGTCCGCACTCGACCTCGCCGTGCTCCAGCTCTGGCGCAACGATCCCGAGGGACATGAGCGGACCCGCGCCCGCCTGCTCGCCTGGTCTCCAGGCATCGTCAACCCCGTTCACGGAGGTTGGGTCGGCCGCCTGGCCGGTTTGCGGGACTACCCCAACCCTTCCCAAGCCGCCCAGGCCTTGGCCCTCGCCCAGCGGACCGTCGAGACCGGTCGGGAACATCCCATGCACTCCTGGTTCCTCCTGGCCCTCGGCATGGCCCAGTACCGAAGCGGACTGTACCCGGCCGCCGTGCAAACCCTCATCGAGGCCGACGACGCTGCCGGCCAGATCGGCCTGGTGAACCGCGTGCGCCTCCGCGGCATCATCCGCCTCTACCGGAGCATGTGCCTGTCCCGCACGGGCGACGCAGTCCAGGCACGACAGCTCTTCGAGGAGAGTCTCGAGACCGCCAGGCCATGGCCAGTGGATGGCCGTGTGCCCCCGATGAACGAATTCACCTGCAACGACTTCATCCTCGCCCTGGCCGCCCAGGAAGCCCGCCTCCTGCTGCGTCCTTCCCATCCCGATGCTGCCCCGTAA
- a CDS encoding leucine-rich repeat domain-containing protein, which translates to MNAHPPSPFSTTAIPPGGTPVTGIPSPGRLPPGHRFRGRAWRLVLSATLAASLPATAEILFSDNFSYPDGPLVETGGAVWRTLTGAPGEIRVVNGALRAVEGEFEIVEAPLPGGPYGEGSTLYAGFTVTVTTLPSGTGSDFAAFSAANGPRTVGRIYTTTQGAAEGTFRIGIASALHFPTGTHPVNLNLDTPYRVVVRLDIAGGFGARLWVDPESEDTGVVFPSDGGAPGVIEAFAFRQRLISGNGMGAVTVDDVVVATTFAEAKGGSAPPVVWEYTTSSAGTITITGFTGAAAELTVPDMIDGMPVTRVTSGAFRGKTGLKKITLPEGLIAIGSQAFSMSGITSIVIPNGITAIEPETFTRCVDLVHVTLPENLQSIGQMAFAWTGLREVTLPATVTTLHSSAFMMASQLEAIHIHADNAGFVSVEGVVFTRDLETLLTYPAGRPGEYRIPASVRRIESTSFSGSVHLGALEIPDTVTFLGSGAFQECTGLVSVRIGRGITTIPQGAFAGCSRLVDIRLPDTLEAIDSIAFARCRALQQITIPASVRRLGGLLFEPDFMSGDWPPPTITHIYFQGDAPEFLGRLPNPLEDDMDPDEDDYGPTVYYRAGTTGWEARFGGRPTMLWDPRVTLGAGFGIVEGKMGFPLTGAAGLVLVVEATSDLTDPVWNVVGTVTLTDGQAVFRDPEAAVAPVRLYRFRSP; encoded by the coding sequence ATGAACGCACACCCACCCAGTCCTTTCTCCACGACCGCCATCCCGCCCGGAGGAACCCCTGTCACCGGAATTCCATCACCCGGACGACTACCCCCCGGGCATCGTTTCAGGGGCAGGGCGTGGCGCCTTGTCCTTTCCGCAACCCTCGCCGCCTCCCTTCCGGCGACCGCTGAAATCCTCTTCTCGGACAACTTCTCCTATCCCGACGGACCGCTGGTGGAAACCGGGGGTGCCGTGTGGCGGACCCTGACCGGTGCACCGGGCGAGATCCGGGTTGTGAATGGCGCCCTGCGGGCGGTTGAAGGCGAATTCGAGATCGTCGAAGCACCCCTCCCCGGAGGGCCGTACGGGGAGGGTTCCACCTTGTATGCGGGCTTCACCGTCACGGTCACCACGTTGCCCTCCGGAACAGGCAGCGATTTCGCCGCATTCTCCGCCGCCAACGGCCCGCGAACCGTCGGACGGATCTACACCACCACCCAGGGCGCGGCCGAAGGAACCTTCCGCATCGGAATCGCCTCCGCCCTCCATTTTCCCACCGGCACTCACCCGGTGAATCTCAATCTCGACACACCCTACCGCGTCGTCGTTCGACTCGACATCGCCGGTGGCTTCGGCGCCCGGCTGTGGGTGGATCCCGAGAGCGAGGACACGGGAGTCGTGTTTCCTTCGGACGGCGGCGCCCCGGGGGTGATCGAGGCGTTCGCCTTCCGGCAACGGCTGATCAGCGGGAACGGGATGGGGGCCGTGACCGTGGACGATGTGGTGGTGGCAACCACGTTCGCCGAGGCGAAAGGCGGCTCGGCCCCGCCCGTGGTGTGGGAGTACACCACCAGCAGCGCCGGAACCATCACCATCACGGGTTTCACCGGTGCCGCCGCCGAGTTGACCGTTCCCGACATGATCGACGGAATGCCGGTGACCCGGGTGACCAGCGGAGCGTTCCGTGGCAAAACCGGGCTCAAGAAGATCACCCTGCCGGAAGGCCTGATTGCCATCGGCTCCCAGGCGTTCTCCATGAGCGGCATCACCAGCATCGTCATCCCCAACGGCATCACCGCCATCGAGCCGGAGACCTTCACCCGCTGTGTCGACCTGGTCCACGTGACGCTTCCTGAGAACCTGCAGAGCATCGGGCAGATGGCCTTCGCATGGACCGGCCTGCGGGAGGTCACCTTGCCGGCCACTGTCACCACCCTGCACAGTTCGGCGTTCATGATGGCCTCCCAACTGGAGGCCATTCACATCCATGCCGACAATGCCGGGTTCGTGAGTGTGGAAGGCGTGGTGTTCACCCGGGATCTCGAGACCCTCCTGACGTATCCCGCCGGCCGGCCTGGAGAGTACCGCATCCCGGCCAGTGTCCGGCGCATCGAGAGCACATCCTTCTCGGGCTCGGTGCATCTTGGTGCACTGGAGATTCCCGACACCGTGACCTTCCTCGGGTCCGGCGCCTTTCAGGAATGCACGGGCCTCGTCAGCGTCCGGATCGGGCGCGGCATCACCACCATTCCCCAGGGGGCCTTTGCCGGGTGTTCGCGGCTCGTTGACATCCGGCTTCCCGACACCCTCGAAGCCATCGATTCCATCGCCTTCGCCAGGTGCCGCGCCCTGCAACAGATCACCATCCCGGCCAGTGTCCGGCGCCTCGGCGGTCTGCTCTTCGAACCGGACTTCATGTCCGGAGACTGGCCGCCGCCGACCATCACCCACATCTACTTCCAGGGCGACGCGCCGGAGTTCCTCGGAAGACTGCCCAATCCCCTCGAAGACGACATGGACCCCGACGAAGACGACTACGGCCCCACGGTTTACTACCGGGCGGGCACAACCGGCTGGGAAGCGCGCTTCGGCGGACGCCCCACGATGTTGTGGGATCCCCGGGTCACCTTGGGCGCCGGCTTTGGAATCGTCGAGGGGAAGATGGGCTTCCCACTCACCGGTGCCGCCGGGCTTGTCCTCGTCGTGGAAGCCACCTCCGACCTTACCGATCCGGTCTGGAATGTCGTTGGCACCGTGACCCTCACGGACGGCCAGGCCGTCTTCCGCGATCCCGAGGCTGCCGTCGCCCCCGTGCGCCTCTACCGCTTCCGCTCGCCGTAA